The Cheilinus undulatus linkage group 17, ASM1832078v1, whole genome shotgun sequence genomic sequence gaatttaaatgtgtttgtgttgtcgTCTCTCTTTgtacagtgtgttttttttttccatttgggGTCCAAActttaattattcatttttcaatGATTATATTTGAGAGGTTGAACATTTTCAagaatttgtgttttgatttctcTAATGGTGGTAGTTTTTGGGTCCTGATGTCAGACCAATTGACACTGTAGGGACTGACATCATAATAGTGACGTATCAGTAAAAGGTCTTTAAATAGCATTACTGTATGTGTAAGGAAATGAAGTGGGTAGCTGTGGTGTACCTGCTTTACAGTGAGTACTCTCTGGAGAGGGAGACCACTGCAGACTGGGGCTGCACATGATCTCAGACACCTCTCCGTCCAGCAGTGACCCTGCAGGGCATGACAGGGACACTCTCTCCCCAATCTGATAAGCTGTTTTGGTGGGCGTGGCTGAAacttgactgttgagtggtggaATCCCACATGTGGTACCTGAGACAAAAGGAAATGATTGAAAGTGAACTTAAGTGAAGAGAATGCAACAATCCCTCTCATCTATCATTTTATCCTATAATGACAAAGGGTTCACATTGGTCTGATGCAGAGCTTAAGTGTTTGCTTGAAATCTGAGCAGCTGCAGGGCGTCTCTCAGGGAAATATGCCAAGAATTTTGCAGCCAATGACTAAATATTTCTGGAAAGGTTAATAAAGTGTTGACGTACTTTTGCAAaccatctctcctctcctccatctctggTTCTCAGTGCATTCAGCTACAGCGTCTCCACTGAGGTAATATCCATCTATACAGGAGTACTCCACCCTATTCCCAACCAGGTTAAAATCTCTGGGgttctaaaacaaaaaaaaaaaaaacaataatctaAGCTAAATTCAAACAGCATATAAACAGCACATAAACtcagttttttatattttaaaaactaagGACTCTAGTGGTCCCAGTTTACAAGAATAGAAAAAATGCAGACATGCAAGGACCCCGACCTGGATGAATCCATTCCTGAGGTTTGGAGGTGGCCCACATGTCTTTGGTGGAGTCACAGAAAGACTGAAGCACTGTGGCTCCATCATCCTGCACACATGGTTAAAGGAATAGAAATGTTGAAACACAAAGCACAGCAGTGAGGATGATTACATTTGCCATGGCTTTCCTTCATCATAATTTGCCTTTGTGTTGCTCACTTGACTGTGCGAATGCTGCTATGTGTCCAAGGAAAACATCCCATGGGGGACAATAAAGTGaatcatttcatatcatattgctTCACTTTGCATCGCATTGCATAGTACAGAAGGTATGTGTGGTAaggtatcatatcatattgtactgtacCTTAATGTTGCATTACATTGTATTGtatagggctgaacaattcgggaaaataatctaattgatTTCTTTAACCCtgtattgcaattgtgatttgacATGTAATTAAtctttaagttcctcatcttatgtattttccaacaaacacaaacaataaatcattctatatgaCAGCTAACACAATATTACACTAAACAAcagctgaacaattttggaaaaataccTAATTATGCTGATTTTTACTTGTATTataaattggatatgaattgttgtattgaaggaaGTGATGGTTTTATGTCGTTCTCATATTTGATAAGAAAATCgtacaaaatgaaaaaagttggatttttttgtagactattctaaaaaatggcacttgaatgattgcatgattatgtaatgcataacatctctgcagaaaaaacattttttaaagtggtACTTTGAcataaatttaaggttaaataaaaaatgcaccatcgccaatttgaaaattgcagcaggccatattgtgatttaatctaagtttcccagccctagtattGTACtatgtcatatcatatcttattaCATTGTATAGTATCACAAAATTGCTATCATATTTCATTGCACCATAtcgtatcttattgtatcacaATACATCATTTCATGTAATGTATCGTACTGCATCATATCGTATGTTATCCCATTGTAATTcattgtaatgtattgtattGATACATTGGTAATTAGGtgatattttaccctaaccctaccaCAGCCTTAACTCAAAAAATtgcttgaaaattattcaggaaggaaTTTACTTTAGAGagacaaaatgaagaaattacGTGAGAATTATCAATcttgtggaatatttaggagcgaggaaatttcacgactggacatGTTGCACAGGTGTCACTCTCTAACAGTATCACCCACGGAATTCACTGAGCttctgagagcgacccattctttcaaaaatgtttgtagaaagagtctgcatgcctaggggCTTggttttacacacctgtggccatggaagtgattggaacacctgatttcaattattttgatgggtgagtgaatacttttggcaatatagtgtatcctGCAACATTATTTATTGAATAAACATgcatatttgaaatgtttttgaattttgggTCGTGATTTGCCGTTGATGTGAcgggtgggtcctgaggctggaccagatgagaaccactgctctagatatCATTAACAGCCAGAAGCCCGTGTTAAGTGCTTGAGGTTTATGTTTTGCTGCTAAGAATCTCCCATTCAGTAAAAACATACTGTTCAACACTACATTATCTAACGAAATTAAAGGTTCATGCCACAGTGCTGCCAATCATTTGTCTGTTCATCTCCATTTTTCTGTTACAGAAGAAACAAGGTCAGATGTTTGCATACGTTAGTCCTTACTTTAAGTACTCAAGGTCCTGGTCTTCGCAAGGCTTCTGCTCTGCCTGGAGACCAGTGCAGTGTTGCCCTCCTCTGCTGGGGGTGGGGTTGTTGCAGCTCCGGGtccttgacctctgacctccagaGCAGGATCCCCAGGAAGACCAGCAGCTCCAGCTGCCATGGATCACCcctgaaagggacaaaaagagAGATTCTCTTTGTGTTGAGTCTTTTTAAAGAGCAGATTATCACAGCTGTTGCTTTACTGAAAGTAAATGCTACATAGagtttgaattattttatgGGCCACTACAGAAACTATATTGAATTCATGAAGGTTATTTTGTTAACTGGGTTATGATCAAAGTGTGACTTATTAATCCTTTAAGTAATTAAGAGAAAAACTATATACACACTTTAAAATATTGGTAAATCTTTGTTTAAATTTCTCACAATtactcaaaaatgtttaaatttttgagTTGATGAATATGCTTTGGCTTAAGATAAGGTCTCTTTATGATCCCCTGAGTCTTTTTTACTGACCTGGTTGTTCTCCAATCACAGCTCCTCTCTCACAGGCTTGTCCTGAAGTCCCCGGTCGACAGACGCAGCGACACTCAGAGCCGGTCAGCAGTGGCTGCCCGTTGTTCTGACATGGACGACAGTGACAGGGATGCTCCTCGGCCAGGTATTCCTCCGTGGCTCTTTTCAGGTGGAGCTTCTTTAAACCTGCACACTGCACCTCCTTCACCAGCTCGTACAGAGGACGCAGCTACAAAAGTTCACAAATATGCTTAGATTTCTGAATAAAATAGAGAACTGCCTTTTgaatgtgaataaaattgattttttgagCAGCCAGAGAACCATACGGACTAACTGACAAGGTGCAGTAATAACATGTAGAGCAAGAGGGCTTCTACCAACACAGTCTGCTCAGTCTTCTACCTTCTTGTCTACAACTTCAGGGAAGTCTTTCACAGACGAGGCCCAGTTGTCATAGATCTCTCCGTTAGCCTCTGGGTTCTCCAGATCCAGAACACTTAGAGCTGCCATGAACGATGGATCTCCCCCAAATACGTTGACCTTAATGGGCATTCTGTGGTTGCTGTGACCTGCAGGAATGAGACAGTAGAAGTCAGGCTAGACTGACAGAAAAgaaatctgttattttttagTTGTTTGCTTTAACTACAGGAGAGTTTTTACTCACCATGGCTCGATGCTAAGGATTTGGTCAGTTTTTCACAGACAGTTTTGACTTTCTTCCTGAAGAAACGACGTTTCACTTTCCTCCAACACCTCTGGTATTCAATATCTGTTGTACCTTTTAAAGACAATGAGAAAAAGAGATATAAAACAGCTCAAAATATCAAGAAATTCCAGCACACAACGAACTTTGCCATCATTGCCTGGGAGATGATGCTATTATAAAACACACTGACGTGACCCCATGTAAAAACTCAGTTCATCCCCTTAAAATATACAACACATCATATACAACTGCAGCAGAGTTTCTTACTGGTGGATTGGAGAGCCTCTTGGTCTAACTCCAGCAGGGCCTGATAATCTCCTCCCAGCGAGCCCTCTGAGAGGTAATGTGTGCCGTACGTCTGCAGCAGCTGGCGGTAGGCTGAGTAGTCATATGTTAAAGGCAGCGAGGATAGGGCCTTCCAGAAACCTTCAGCTAGGGTCAGATACTCAGGGGCCGAGTTCTGAAACTGGGCCAGCTCCACTTTATTCTTCAGGATTAGAAGTCTGTGGGCCTGGAGGACGAGAAgataataaagacatttaaatcaaaaagtaACAGTGACAAGAGCAGTTAAGCCAACGTGCTAGAGATTTGTAAAGCAGGTTGTAGTTATATTTGTGACCTTGTTGTCTGTGAGGTCTTTGTGGAAAGTTCGTCGGTCGTGTCCGAACAGAGCGTTGGACTGGATGTGCTGCATGTAGGTCCAGG encodes the following:
- the c7b gene encoding complement component 7b isoform X1: MKLNLAAVLSLTLLSVFLSPVCCQQPVNCRWGPYGAWSVCDSCSRTKIRTRHVEVYAQFGGAPCSGEATQSQPCVPQGGCPLETGCGGERFRCTSGQCISQSLVCNGDQDCEDGLDERNCDQDSSHYSCDINKTPPNSDVTGRGYDVLTGKLRGAVINTLSFGGQCRKVFSGDHKVFYRLPQNILRYNFEVTVDNEESDESYESSWTYMQHIQSNALFGHDRRTFHKDLTDNKAHRLLILKNKVELAQFQNSAPEYLTLAEGFWKALSSLPLTYDYSAYRQLLQTYGTHYLSEGSLGGDYQALLELDQEALQSTSTTDIEYQRCWRKVKRRFFRKKVKTVCEKLTKSLASSHGHSNHRMPIKVNVFGGDPSFMAALSVLDLENPEANGEIYDNWASSVKDFPEVVDKKLRPLYELVKEVQCAGLKKLHLKRATEEYLAEEHPCHCRPCQNNGQPLLTGSECRCVCRPGTSGQACERGAVIGEQPGVIHGSWSCWSSWGSCSGGQRSRTRSCNNPTPSRGGQHCTGLQAEQKPCEDQDLEYLKMMEPQCFSLSVTPPKTCGPPPNLRNGFIQNPRDFNLVGNRVEYSCIDGYYLSGDAVAECTENQRWRRGEMVCKSTTCGIPPLNSQVSATPTKTAYQIGERVSLSCPAGSLLDGEVSEIMCSPSLQWSPSPESTHCKAVPTAPPPPSGLKCKLWETVGESECVCRRPIECPTSLRLCARLGSSQTRLLSMCQLGALRCMGRSFTLAADSECNWPEETSCKNCEPGTVCQGESGETLLKENSYLILTNQGWFRKRANTFSQHCTTLGSASGNYRFFIDYSSVILMSKICFIFSILKISSAVLMKY
- the c7b gene encoding complement component 7b isoform X2, whose translation is MKLNLAAVLSLTLLSVFLSPVCCQQPVNCRWGPYGAWSVCDSCSRTKIRTRHVEVYAQFGGAPCSGEATQSQPCVPQGGCPLETGCGGERFRCTSGQCISQSLVCNGDQDCEDGLDERNCDQDSSHYSCDINKTPPNSDVTGRGYDVLTGKLRGAVINTLSFGGQCRKVFSGDHKVFYRLPQNILRYNFEVTVDNEESDESYESSWTYMQHIQSNALFGHDRRTFHKDLTDNKAHRLLILKNKVELAQFQNSAPEYLTLAEGFWKALSSLPLTYDYSAYRQLLQTYGTHYLSEGSLGGDYQALLELDQEALQSTSTTDIEYQRCWRKVKRRFFRKKVKTVCEKLTKSLASSHGHSNHRMPIKVNVFGGDPSFMAALSVLDLENPEANGEIYDNWASSVKDFPEVVDKKLRPLYELVKEVQCAGLKKLHLKRATEEYLAEEHPCHCRPCQNNGQPLLTGSECRCVCRPGTSGQACERGAVIGEQPGVIHGSWSCWSSWGSCSGGQRSRTRSCNNPTPSRGGQHCTGLQAEQKPCEDQDLEYLKMMEPQCFSLSVTPPKTCGPPPNLRNGFIQNPRDFNLVGNRVEYSCIDGYYLSGDAVAECTENQRWRRGEMVCKSTTCGIPPLNSQVSATPTKTAYQIGERVSLSCPAGSLLDGEVSEIMCSPSLQWSPSPESTHCKAVPTAPPPPSGLKCKLWETVGESECVCRRPIECPTSLRLCARLGSSQTRLLSMCQLGALRCMGRSFTLAADSECNWPEETSCKNCEPGTVCQESPGKCVCHNVTDCPVDSAPLCVSDGSVVTTMTECEAGARRCAGEQLNVISIEACPE